In Streptomyces sp. SN-593, a single genomic region encodes these proteins:
- the lepB gene encoding signal peptidase I, which yields MDSEAVTPERDRSPTADEADPEERSRSVVRERLALWWEDWNRTLLLALACCAALLLVSHFVVEPFEVPSSSMENTLRVGDRVLVDKLAYRFGGTPARGDVIVFDGKDSFSTTGGTDYVKRVIGVGGDRVICCDARGRITVNGRALDEDGYLKPGNAPSRDPFDIVVPPGRLWVMGDHRDDSADSRDHLGDPGGGTVPVGKVIGRAEWIAWPPGHWTRLRRPATFSQVPAPAGAHG from the coding sequence ATGGACAGCGAAGCAGTGACACCGGAGCGCGACCGTTCCCCCACCGCCGACGAGGCGGACCCGGAGGAGCGGTCGCGTTCCGTCGTGAGGGAGCGGCTCGCCCTGTGGTGGGAGGACTGGAACCGCACCCTGCTGCTCGCGCTCGCCTGCTGCGCCGCGCTGCTGCTGGTCAGCCACTTCGTGGTGGAGCCCTTCGAGGTGCCCAGCTCGTCCATGGAGAACACGTTGCGGGTCGGCGACCGGGTGCTCGTCGACAAGCTGGCGTACCGGTTCGGCGGCACGCCGGCGCGGGGGGACGTGATCGTGTTCGACGGGAAGGACTCCTTCTCCACCACCGGCGGCACCGACTACGTCAAGCGCGTGATCGGTGTCGGCGGGGACCGCGTCATCTGCTGCGACGCCCGGGGCCGGATCACCGTCAACGGCCGCGCCCTCGACGAGGACGGCTACCTCAAACCGGGGAACGCGCCGTCCCGCGACCCGTTCGACATCGTGGTGCCCCCGGGCCGGCTGTGGGTGATGGGCGACCACCGCGACGACTCCGCCGACTCCCGCGACCACCTCGGCGACCCCGGCGGCGGCACCGTGCCCGTGGGCAAGGTCATCGGCCGCGCCGAGTGGATCGCCTGGCCGCCCGGCCACTGGACCCGGCTGCGCCGCCCCGCCACCTTCTCCCAGGTGCCCGCGCCGGCCGGTGCGCATGGGTAA
- the lepB gene encoding signal peptidase I: MGNRGRPRGTDAPPAAPVSGSRVERRKLARKVRRKRRRATAREVPLLILVALVIALVLKTFLVQAFVIPSGSMEQTIRIGDRVLVDKLTPWFGAEPHRGDVVVFKDPGGWLQGEPAPKPDPVVIKQVKQALAFIGLLPASGEQDLIKRVIGVGGDTVQCCDAQGRLTVNGKPLDEPYLYPGNPPSTIKFTVHVPLGRLWVMGDHRSDSADSRYHMDEVVDGKRTEGTISEKQVVGRAFVIGWPIGHWRRLQEPPTFGSVPRADAALPARTAGATMVDGTDSSANNAQRTDPLPTPAELPLVMGMVGLRRTRRRRRNRMRSGCGGPGGRRAVRFRRAREGGWPPGAPCGRHGGRWRGPRGLDGQRHVRHPARRQGPRTRWGRPRRRP, translated from the coding sequence ATGGGTAACCGGGGCCGCCCGCGCGGGACGGACGCCCCGCCCGCGGCGCCGGTCAGCGGCAGCCGGGTGGAGCGGCGGAAGCTCGCCCGCAAGGTCAGGCGCAAGCGGCGCCGCGCGACGGCCCGCGAGGTGCCGCTGCTGATCCTGGTGGCGCTGGTCATCGCGCTGGTGCTGAAGACCTTCCTGGTCCAGGCGTTCGTGATCCCGTCCGGGTCGATGGAGCAGACCATCCGGATCGGCGACCGGGTGCTCGTCGACAAGCTCACCCCGTGGTTCGGCGCCGAGCCGCACCGCGGCGACGTGGTGGTCTTCAAGGACCCCGGCGGCTGGCTCCAGGGCGAGCCCGCGCCGAAGCCCGACCCCGTGGTGATCAAGCAGGTCAAGCAGGCGCTCGCCTTCATCGGGCTGCTGCCCGCCTCCGGTGAGCAGGACCTGATCAAGCGGGTGATCGGGGTCGGCGGCGACACGGTGCAGTGCTGCGACGCCCAGGGCCGGCTGACGGTCAACGGCAAGCCGCTGGACGAGCCGTACCTGTACCCCGGCAACCCGCCGTCGACCATCAAGTTCACCGTCCACGTCCCCCTCGGCCGGCTGTGGGTGATGGGCGACCACCGCTCGGACTCGGCGGACTCGCGTTACCACATGGACGAGGTGGTCGACGGCAAGCGCACCGAGGGCACCATCTCGGAGAAGCAGGTCGTCGGCCGCGCCTTCGTGATCGGCTGGCCGATCGGGCACTGGCGGCGGCTGCAGGAGCCGCCGACCTTCGGTTCGGTGCCGCGGGCGGACGCGGCGCTCCCGGCCCGCACAGCGGGCGCGACTATGGTGGATGGGACCGACAGCTCGGCCAACAATGCTCAAAGGACCGACCCGCTCCCGACTCCTGCGGAACTCCCGCTCGTTATGGGAATGGTGGGCCTGCGCCGAACCCGGCGCAGGCGACGTAATCGAATGAGGAGTGGATGTGGGGGACCTGGTGGTCGGCGCGCGGTCCGGTTCCGGCGAGCCCGAGAAGGGGGATGGCCGCCCGGTGCCCCCTGCGGACGGCACGGAGGCCGATGGCGTGGTCCCCGAGGGCTCGACGGGCAACGGCACGTACGGCACCCCGCCCGCCGGCAGGGTCCCCGGACCCGCTGGGGGCGGCCACGCCGGCGGCCATGA
- the lepB gene encoding signal peptidase I, whose protein sequence is MAGSGPGDVDGVGGAQRYDAGGPGDPGGTGSGGPSGGEPAHAAERAPRSFWKELPLLVGIALVLALLIKTFLVQAFSIPSDSMNNTLLKGDRVLVDKLTPWFGSSPTRGEVVVFHDPGGWLPENPPPSSNPVVRGLQKTLSFVGLMPSAEEKDLIKRVIGVGGDTVSCKGTGPVMVNGKPLNEPYVYPGNTPCSPDKPFTVHVPKGHIWVMGDHRQDSLDSRYHMDEVIDGKHTDGTVSNKQVVGRAIVVAWPINRWDWLGIPGTFSQPGINAAGTAGPAAVGLAGAVPLVMLRRRRLLRRHEAAGASEGAES, encoded by the coding sequence GTGGCCGGCAGCGGTCCGGGGGACGTGGACGGCGTCGGCGGCGCGCAGCGCTACGACGCCGGCGGCCCCGGCGATCCCGGCGGCACGGGCAGCGGCGGCCCGTCCGGCGGCGAGCCGGCACACGCCGCCGAGCGCGCGCCGCGCTCCTTCTGGAAGGAACTGCCGCTGCTGGTCGGCATCGCCCTGGTGCTGGCCCTGCTGATCAAGACCTTCCTGGTGCAGGCGTTCTCCATCCCGTCCGACTCCATGAACAACACCCTGCTCAAGGGCGACCGGGTGCTGGTCGACAAGCTGACCCCGTGGTTCGGCTCCTCGCCGACCCGCGGCGAGGTCGTCGTCTTCCACGACCCGGGCGGCTGGCTGCCGGAGAACCCGCCGCCGAGCAGCAACCCGGTGGTGCGCGGCCTGCAGAAGACCCTCAGCTTCGTCGGCCTGATGCCGTCGGCCGAGGAGAAGGACCTGATCAAGCGGGTGATCGGGGTCGGCGGCGACACCGTGAGCTGCAAGGGCACCGGCCCGGTGATGGTCAACGGCAAGCCGCTGAACGAGCCGTACGTCTACCCGGGCAACACCCCGTGCAGCCCGGACAAGCCGTTCACCGTCCACGTCCCCAAGGGCCACATCTGGGTGATGGGCGACCACCGCCAGGACTCGCTGGACTCGCGGTACCACATGGACGAGGTGATCGACGGCAAGCACACCGACGGCACCGTCTCGAACAAGCAGGTCGTCGGCCGCGCGATCGTGGTCGCCTGGCCGATCAACCGCTGGGACTGGCTGGGCATCCCCGGCACCTTCTCGCAGCCGGGCATCAATGCGGCCGGCACCGCGGGGCCGGCGGCCGTCGGCCTGGCGGGGGCGGTCCCGCTGGTGATGCTGCGGCGGCGCAGGCTGCTGCGCAGGCACGAGGCGGCGGGCGCGTCCGAGGGCGCGGAGAGCTGA
- the lepB gene encoding signal peptidase I encodes MSATRTSGGQAISTGRGGTGHRLSGIAVALGCVLFLGGFAWAAIVYRPYTVPTDSMEPTVRPGDKVLAERVSGDQVHRGDIVVFKDKLWGDLPEVKRVVGVGGDTVSCCDAQGRLMVDGKPVQETYLAAPGQASASKFDTKVPKGELFLVGDNRAVSQDSRLRLDDAQRGAVPAGDVKARVEATAWPLGRAGAVARTSAFDGLSGGGASSYGPLRWLLASIVAGVVLILGGAAYPPLAGLFRRRSG; translated from the coding sequence ATGAGCGCGACACGTACGAGCGGCGGTCAGGCGATATCCACGGGCCGCGGCGGGACCGGGCACCGGCTGTCCGGGATCGCCGTGGCCCTGGGCTGCGTCCTCTTCCTGGGCGGCTTTGCGTGGGCCGCGATCGTCTACCGGCCCTACACGGTGCCCACCGACTCGATGGAGCCCACGGTCCGCCCCGGCGACAAGGTGCTGGCCGAGCGCGTCTCGGGCGACCAGGTGCACCGCGGCGACATCGTCGTCTTCAAGGACAAGCTCTGGGGGGACCTGCCGGAGGTCAAGCGGGTCGTCGGGGTCGGCGGCGACACGGTCTCCTGCTGCGACGCGCAGGGCCGCCTCATGGTCGACGGCAAGCCCGTCCAGGAGACGTACCTGGCCGCGCCGGGGCAGGCGTCGGCGTCGAAGTTCGACACGAAGGTCCCGAAGGGCGAACTGTTCCTGGTCGGGGACAACCGGGCGGTCTCGCAGGACTCCCGGCTGCGGCTGGACGACGCCCAGCGCGGCGCGGTGCCGGCCGGCGACGTGAAGGCACGGGTGGAGGCCACCGCATGGCCGCTGGGCCGGGCCGGTGCGGTGGCGCGCACTTCCGCCTTCGACGGCCTGTCCGGCGGCGGAGCGTCGTCCTACGGCCCGCTGCGCTGGCTGCTGGCCTCGATCGTGGCCGGGGTGGTGCTGATCCTGGGCGGGGCCGCGTACCCGCCGCTGGCCGGCCTCTTCCGGCGGCGATCGGGCTGA
- a CDS encoding DUF2469 domain-containing protein, translating into MSAEDLEKYETEMELKLYREYRDVVGLFKYVIETERRFYLTNDYEMQVHSVQGEVFFEVSMADAWVWDMYRPARFVKQVRVLTFKDVNIEELNKADLDLPSDDSGFNG; encoded by the coding sequence ATGAGCGCCGAGGACCTCGAAAAATACGAGACCGAGATGGAGCTGAAGCTCTACCGGGAGTACCGCGACGTCGTCGGCCTGTTCAAGTACGTGATCGAGACCGAGCGGCGTTTCTACCTCACCAACGACTACGAGATGCAGGTGCACTCGGTCCAGGGCGAGGTGTTCTTCGAAGTGTCGATGGCCGACGCGTGGGTCTGGGACATGTACCGGCCGGCCCGCTTCGTCAAGCAGGTGAGGGTGCTCACGTTCAAGGACGTGAACATCGAGGAGCTGAACAAGGCCGATCTGGACCTGCCGTCGGACGACTCCGGGTTCAACGGCTGA
- a CDS encoding YraN family protein codes for MNARGALGRYGEGVAARTLQDAGLAILERNWRWGRRGEIDIVAADGDAVVVCEVKTRREGGHQHPMAAVTPAKAAKLRSLAERWAAEHGGAPPGGVRIDLVGVLLPARGAPRVEHVRGVA; via the coding sequence ATGAACGCACGAGGTGCGCTGGGGCGGTACGGCGAGGGCGTGGCCGCCAGGACCCTGCAGGACGCCGGGCTGGCCATCCTGGAGCGGAACTGGCGGTGGGGCCGCCGGGGCGAGATCGACATCGTCGCGGCCGACGGCGACGCGGTGGTGGTGTGCGAGGTGAAGACCCGCCGGGAGGGCGGCCACCAGCACCCCATGGCGGCGGTCACGCCTGCCAAGGCGGCGAAGCTGCGGTCGCTCGCCGAGCGGTGGGCCGCCGAGCACGGCGGAGCGCCACCGGGCGGTGTCCGGATCGACCTCGTCGGCGTGCTGCTGCCCGCCCGCGGCGCGCCCCGCGTCGAGCACGTGCGGGGGGTGGCGTGA
- a CDS encoding YifB family Mg chelatase-like AAA ATPase, whose protein sequence is MGFARTCSVALVGVEGVVVEVQADLEPGVAAFALVGLPDKSLVESRDRVRAAIVNSGETWPQKKLTVGLSPASVPKGGSGFDLAVACAVLAAGGRIAPSAIADLMMIGELGLDGRVRPVRGVLPAVLAAADAGYRQVVVPERTTSEAALVPGVSVLGVRSLRQLVAVLNDEVVPEEPEEDTAAGRERPDPMLAGLAVPGAGGGLRGGRAGAFAGTGFGGAGFGGSGFAGGEGAGEAGGGPHCPDLADVAGQRAARLALEVAAAGGHHLYLHGPPGAGKTMLAERLPGILPPLTRQESLEVTAVHSVAGILPTGRPLVDTPPYCAPHHSATMPALVGGGSGLPRPGAVSLAHRGVLFLDEAPEFSSQSLEALRQPLESGHVIVARAAGVIRLPARFMLVLAANPCPCGRYSVLGGGCDCSPSAVRRYQARLSGPLLDRVDLRVDVEPVGRAELMGQAGEGPTGEPSAMVAARVVAARARAAARYQDTPWKLNSEVPGHELRTRWQVAPGALRAVERDMERGLLTARGLDRVLRVAWTLADLAGADRPSPEHVLLALQLRTGVNRGVPVVAGAR, encoded by the coding sequence ATGGGGTTCGCGCGCACCTGCTCGGTCGCCCTGGTCGGCGTGGAAGGCGTGGTGGTCGAGGTCCAGGCCGACCTGGAGCCGGGTGTCGCCGCCTTCGCGCTGGTCGGGCTGCCGGACAAGAGCCTGGTGGAGAGCCGCGACCGGGTCCGCGCGGCGATCGTCAACAGCGGGGAGACCTGGCCGCAGAAGAAGCTGACGGTGGGACTGAGCCCCGCGTCGGTGCCCAAGGGCGGCTCCGGCTTCGACCTGGCGGTGGCCTGTGCGGTGCTGGCCGCGGGCGGCCGCATCGCACCGAGCGCCATCGCGGACCTGATGATGATCGGCGAGCTGGGGCTCGACGGGCGGGTCCGCCCGGTGCGCGGCGTGCTGCCGGCCGTGCTCGCCGCGGCCGACGCGGGATACCGGCAGGTGGTGGTGCCCGAGCGCACCACATCGGAGGCGGCGCTCGTGCCCGGTGTGTCGGTGCTGGGCGTGCGCAGCCTGCGTCAGTTGGTCGCGGTGCTCAACGACGAGGTGGTGCCCGAGGAGCCGGAGGAGGACACCGCGGCCGGCCGGGAGCGGCCCGACCCGATGCTGGCGGGGCTGGCGGTGCCCGGCGCGGGCGGCGGGCTGCGCGGCGGAAGGGCCGGCGCGTTCGCGGGGACCGGGTTCGGCGGCGCGGGGTTCGGCGGCTCCGGCTTCGCCGGGGGCGAGGGCGCCGGCGAAGCGGGCGGCGGCCCGCACTGCCCCGACCTGGCCGACGTCGCCGGCCAGCGGGCGGCCCGGCTCGCTCTGGAGGTCGCCGCGGCCGGGGGCCACCACCTGTACCTGCACGGTCCGCCGGGCGCGGGCAAGACGATGCTCGCCGAGCGGCTCCCGGGCATCCTGCCGCCGCTCACCCGCCAGGAGTCGCTGGAGGTCACCGCGGTCCACTCGGTCGCCGGCATCCTCCCGACCGGCCGCCCCCTGGTCGACACCCCGCCCTACTGCGCGCCGCACCATTCGGCGACCATGCCCGCGCTGGTCGGCGGCGGCAGCGGACTGCCGCGGCCGGGCGCGGTCTCGCTCGCCCACCGTGGAGTCCTCTTCCTCGACGAGGCACCGGAGTTCAGCTCCCAGTCGCTTGAGGCACTGCGCCAGCCGCTGGAGTCCGGCCACGTCATCGTGGCCCGGGCCGCCGGGGTGATACGGCTCCCGGCCCGCTTCATGCTGGTGCTGGCCGCGAACCCGTGCCCGTGCGGGCGGTACTCCGTGCTCGGCGGCGGCTGCGACTGCTCGCCGAGCGCGGTGCGGCGCTACCAGGCCCGGCTGTCCGGCCCGCTGCTGGACCGGGTGGACCTGCGGGTGGACGTCGAGCCGGTCGGTCGGGCCGAGCTGATGGGGCAGGCCGGTGAGGGTCCGACGGGGGAGCCGTCGGCCATGGTGGCCGCCCGGGTCGTCGCCGCCCGGGCCAGGGCCGCCGCCCGCTACCAGGACACCCCCTGGAAGCTGAACAGCGAGGTGCCGGGCCACGAACTGCGCACCCGCTGGCAGGTCGCGCCGGGTGCGCTCCGCGCGGTGGAGCGGGACATGGAGCGCGGCCTGCTCACCGCGCGCGGCCTGGACCGGGTGCTGCGCGTGGCCTGGACCCTCGCCGACCTCGCGGGCGCCGACCGGCCGAGTCCCGAACACGTTCTGCTGGCACTCCAGTTGCGCACCGGGGTGAACAGGGGGGTGCCGGTTGTGGCGGGAGCACGGTGA